The genomic stretch AGAAAATATCTCTTCCGACCAGGATGAAAAAAGTCTTAGTAGGAGATAAACTGTTGGACAGGCATCCTAAATTGGGTTATGAAAAATTAAAAGAGATAGATTTGGAATTGGCCGACTTAATTTTAAACCACCACGGGCTGGATGGAGACAAAAAATTAAAGAGATTTCAGGAGATAGATGATAGGAACTGACCCTCTTAGAGAATCTGCCTAACTCTTTCCCTGATATCGTTTTCGCGAGGTCACGAATATTAAAAAAATCTTATAGTTAAAAAGAATTTTCTAAATGTGAAATCAAAGAAAACTATTGCTAGAATATTTGTGAAATGAGAAGTTATAAAAGTAAGAGGGCGAAAGTGGCACTAGCCGAGAGAGGGTAATTAAGAAATAAAGGAGAAATGACTATGATTGATATAGAAAAATATCTACTTTCAGTAGAGAAACCGGTACAATATATGGGAAATGAGGTAAACAGTGTCCACAAGAGTGAGTATAAAGCAAATATGTGTTTATTTTTCCCTGATATCTATGAGGTAGGGATGTCTAACCTGGGTATAAGAATATTATACGATATATTAAATAAAGTTGATGGATTTTCATTGGAAAGAGGATTTTCTCCCCAAGAGGATATGGAAGCTGTCATGAGAGAAAATAATATACCAATGTTTTCCCTGGAGAGCAGGACTCCACTGAAAGAATTTGATGTGGTAGGGTTTTCTCTTTCATATGAAATGAGTTATACCAATGTACTGAATGCACTGGATTTGGCAGGGATACCATTTAGAGCAGATGACAGAACAGAAGATGATCCGCTTATTATGGCAGGGGGAACATGTACAGTAAACCCGGCTCCCATGAGTAAATTTGTAGATTATTTTGTAATTGGTGACGGGGAAGATGTGATGCCGGAAATAGCAAAAATATTTGTGGCAAATAGTCATAAAACTAAGGCAGAAAAATTAGAATTGATAAAAGACATAGACGGGGTATATATTCCCAAACTGCATAAGGATAAAAAAATCAAAAAAGCAGTAGTTCATAATTTAGATAATACAGAATTTTATACCGATCAAATAGTGCCTTTTGTGAATATAGTTCACGACAGGGTGTCGGTAGAGATTCAAAGAGGGTGTACCAGAGGATGCAGGTTCTGTCAGGCTGGATATACATATAGACCTGTAAGAGAGAGAACTTTGGAAAAAAATCTGGCCCTCATAGAAAAAACACTTAAATCTACCGGGTATAATGAAGTTTCATTATCTTCATTATCCAGTAGTGATTATAGTAAGATAAATCCTTTATTATCAAATTTACAGAAAAAACACGGTGACAATAATTTGAGTATAGGGCTTCCATCTCTAAGGATGAACCCATATTCTGTAGAAGTTGCAGAGCAGATCCAGAGTGGTAAAAAAACAGGATTTACATTTGCGCCGGAAGCAGGAACTCAGAGGATGAGAGATGTTATTAATAAAGGTGTAACAGAGGAAGATATTTTACAAACAGCAGTTGCAGCGGTGAAAGCCGGGTGGGCAACACTGAAATTTTACTTTATGATAGGGCTGCCTTTTGAGACCGATGAAGACCTAAAAGGTATGCATGAATTAGTAATGAAGGTAGTAAAAGCATGTAAACCATTTACAAAGAAATTAAATATAACAGTCAGTGTATCTAATTTTGTACCAAAGCCTCATACGCCATTCCAATGGGCTGAGCAAATGAACATAGCTGAGATGGAGAGGAAACATCAGCTCCTAAAAGATATTTTTTACAGGGCAAGACATACGACTTTAAAGATGCATTTCAGAGAAAAATCATATTTAGAGGGGTTCCTGTCCCGTGGAGATGAAAAAATAAGTGATCTATTGGAAAATGTATGGAAAAAAGGTGCCAAATTGGAAGATCATGGGAGAAATTTTCAATTTTCCAGGTGGAAGGAAGCCATAGATGAGTTGAACTTAGATGAAAAAGATTATCTGGGGGAAAAATCAACCCATGCAGAACTGCCTTGGCATATGGTGGATATCGGTGTATCGGATAAATTCTATATCGATGAATTGAAAAAAGCTGAAGAGTTAGCACTTACTCCAGATTGTCGTGATAAGTGTACGGGCTGTGGAATGAAGGGAAGAATTAAAGAGTGTGGAGAGCTTATCTCCGATAATTTAAAGAAAAAATAATATAAAAACTCCCAAGGGGACAAAAACTATTGTAGTTGGTGTCTGCTTGGGAGTTTTTTTTATTTTTATTAAAAATAAAAAAAGGAAAAAACATTATTTTCAATAAAAAGTTAATGAGAGTAGTTGAATTTATTTAACTGATGAAAAAGGGGGGAGTAATTTGAAAAAAATGCAAGTAGAAATTAACGGAGATGCAGTAAAAATAAATGATGTTCTAATTTTTGGTGTACATGATCTTGAGATTGGGGATGATTATCTGTTGATAAAAAAAGATGATGAAAATTTAATCCACTTAATCGAGCATGAAAAAGAGTTTCATCCTTATTTTACTGTAATAAGGATAAAAGATGGGGCAAGACTGGCTCATAATTATAGATACTGCAATTTCAAACCAACAGAAATAATGAAAGGGTACCACAATAAAACTTTATAAGCTGTTTTTGTAATGCAGGAACTTAAACTTAGGAAAGAGGCTGGTTTAAACCAGCCTCTTTATTATTATATAAGAAATTATACCTGCCATCAGGTGGCAGAGGTTATAAAAACTACCTGGAGACAGCGTCAAGTTGCTCTATTTATAATAATAACTCCTTATATTTATAAATTTTATCCTTTAATTCTGAGACCCTCAAAAATCGACCTTCCCTGTAAACTTCCTTTCCCATAACGAACATAATGATAGTAGGAGCAGTAAATACATTATATTTACTTCCGATTTCTCTATTATCCTCAATATAGATATCTATAAACTTTATTTTTTCTGATTCTGCAGCTCCTCCTACCTTGGGTAAAAGCTCGGTACAGACACTGCAGCTCCTGCTTTTGATATACAAAATAACAATTTCTTCATCTTTTATAATTTTAGTGAGTTTATCTAAATTCATGGGAAACCTCCTAGTTTTATAAAATTATACCCTATTATCTGCTTGGATGCACAATTGTTGTAAAAAAAGATGGGTTTTGAGTATTAAATTCAAATTTTAATAAAAAATTATTATCTCTTGTGATAGAAAAATTAAATTGTACTAAAAAACGGTTAAAAAACATTATTATGAACATAAAATGTTGATTTTTTTTATCTTTAGGTGTACAATCCCTGTGTAATATAATAAAAAATTATCACGCGTAGTTGCAGGGGGAGTCATGAACGTTAAAAAGGTTGTAAAAATATTAAATGAAGAAATAGTACCGGCAGAGGGGTGTACTGAACCTATTGCTATAGCATATGTAGGAGCAAAAGCCGTAGAGATTTTAGGTAAGAAGCCGACTAGATTAGATATATATGTTTCTGGAAATATGATAAAAAATGTTAAAAGTGTAAATGTTCCAAATGGTGGAGGAATGGTAGGAATAGAGGTCTCTGCTGTTATGGGAGCTGTTGCCGGAAATGCTGATGCAGAATTAATGGTTATCAGCAGTGTTACTCCTGGACAATTGGAGGAAGTGAAGGAATTTATTAAAAATAAAGAGATAAATGTAATCCATGAAAAAACAGATGTAAAGTTATATGCAAGGGTTGTAGCCTATAATGGGGAGGAATCTGCAAGTGTTGAGATAAAACACCTCCATACCAATATAACAAAGGTAGAAAAAAATAGAGAAGTTTTGATAAATAGAGCCTGTAATGATACAAACTTCACTTCCACAGACGAAGACAGAGGAATCCTTACAATTGAAGGGATCTATAATTTTGCTAAAACTGTAAATTTATCTGAGATAGAAGATATTTTTAAAATGGTAGTAGATTATAATTCTGCAATTGCCAAAGAGGGATTAACTAAAAAATATGGTGTGAATATGGGATCTATGATCCGTGAAAATATGGAAAAAGGAATATACGGAAATGATCAAAAAAATAGAAGTGCCAGTTTTGCAGCAGCAGGGTCAGATGCAAGGATGGCGGGGTGCCCGTTACCGGTAATGACTACCAGCGGAAGCGGGAATCAGGGGATGACAGCTTCACTGCCGATAATCCAGCATTGCAGTGACAATAACCTGAGTTATGAGGAAACAATCAGAGGACTGGCTTTTTCTCACTTAGCCTGTATTCATATAAAAACAAACGTAGGCAGATTATCAGCTTATTGCGGGGCTATATGTGCATCAGCAGGTGTCAGCGGAGCTTTAGCTTTCGTAATGGGAGAAAGTTTGGAAGTAGTAGCTGACTCAATAACTAATACTTTGGGTAATGTCTCTGGGATGATCTGTGATGGAGCCAAGGCATCTTGTGCCATGAAGATAGCCAGTGGAATTTATGCAGCATTTGATTCAGTACACCTTTCAAAGGCCAAAAAAGTATTGTCCAATGGTGAGGGGATAGTAGGTGAAGATATAGAAAAGACTATAAAAAATATCGGGATCCTATCTCAAATAGGGATGGATGGAACAGATCAAACGATCTTGGGAATAATGACAAATAAATACTAAAGAAAAAAACCTATGAAAAAGATACTAGTGAGTATCTTTTTCATAGGTTTTTAACATATACCTGGTATAGAAAACAAGGATGATAACGGCACTCCAATTCACCACAAGGATCCCCACCCAAATACCGTATATTGGGTTTGGTAAAAGACCTATCAGGACAGGAAATAATAAAAGGGGGAGTAAAAATTGCCGATAAATACCGATGAAGATAACAAAATTTGGTTTTTTAATACCCTGGAGGACAGCCACAGAGATGTTTAGAAAAACGTAGGAATTAAATGCAAAGGTTTCTATGTTGAGGTAGGTAACACCATATTTTATAACTTCCAGGTCATCTGTAAACAACCTTAAAAAATATTTTGAAAAGGGGAAGATGATAAACATGGCAGTGGTCATTATGATAAGTCCGTAGATAAGACCTAATCTATAAACTTTTTTTATCCTATCTAAATTTTTTGCACCAAAGTTTTGACCTGTAATACTTAAAATAGCGATATTTAATCCAATAGTCGGCAGAAGAGCCATTTGCTCAATCCTCATAGAAATTCCATAACCTGCTACGGCAGAACTGCCTCCTACATCTAAAACAAAATAGTTGATCACAAAAACTCCTAAAGCCATACTCATCATATTCAGACTAGCCGGAAACCCTTGTTTTAAAATGTCTAAATAGTGATGAAAATCAGGCTTCTTCAGATGCAGTTTGACCTTTAGAAATAAGTGGGATCTTATAACTTTTTTCAGGAGGTAAAAAGATCCTGTTATTTGGATGACAACTGTAGCCAGAGCAAGACCTGCAATACCCATATTAAAAACTAATATAAATAGAGGGTCTAAGATTAAATTTAAGAAAAACCCGAGGATAAGAAAATTTCTGTATGGTTTAGTGTCTCCCTGGGCAGAAAGAATGGCGTTGAAGGAACTGTTCAAAATGAAGAAGAGACTCCCTCCTATAATTATATGGATATACTGGACACCATAAATTGTGGTTTCAGCAGGAGCATTTAAAAATTTAAACATAGAATTTGTGAATATTAATCCTAAAAAGGTAACGAAAAAACTCAGGATAATTCCAAGACCTATAGAATCTTCAGATGTATCCCTGGCATTTTTCATATTTTTTTCCCCTAAAAGGTTGGAGATAAGAGCTGTAGTACCGGTTCCCATTCCAGCCCCGATAGATATGAGGATAAAAAAAAGAGGGAATGAAAGGGTGAGCCCTGAAACTGCATCAGATCCTATATAACTGGCATAGAGGGT from Psychrilyobacter piezotolerans encodes the following:
- a CDS encoding L-cysteine desulfidase family protein; its protein translation is MNVKKVVKILNEEIVPAEGCTEPIAIAYVGAKAVEILGKKPTRLDIYVSGNMIKNVKSVNVPNGGGMVGIEVSAVMGAVAGNADAELMVISSVTPGQLEEVKEFIKNKEINVIHEKTDVKLYARVVAYNGEESASVEIKHLHTNITKVEKNREVLINRACNDTNFTSTDEDRGILTIEGIYNFAKTVNLSEIEDIFKMVVDYNSAIAKEGLTKKYGVNMGSMIRENMEKGIYGNDQKNRSASFAAAGSDARMAGCPLPVMTTSGSGNQGMTASLPIIQHCSDNNLSYEETIRGLAFSHLACIHIKTNVGRLSAYCGAICASAGVSGALAFVMGESLEVVADSITNTLGNVSGMICDGAKASCAMKIASGIYAAFDSVHLSKAKKVLSNGEGIVGEDIEKTIKNIGILSQIGMDGTDQTILGIMTNKY
- a CDS encoding MATE family efflux transporter codes for the protein MSKHLDLTQGDIRSLIKKIAIPSSVGFLFNTLFNIVDTLYASYIGSDAVSGLTLSFPLFFILISIGAGMGTGTTALISNLLGEKNMKNARDTSEDSIGLGIILSFFVTFLGLIFTNSMFKFLNAPAETTIYGVQYIHIIIGGSLFFILNSSFNAILSAQGDTKPYRNFLILGFFLNLILDPLFILVFNMGIAGLALATVVIQITGSFYLLKKVIRSHLFLKVKLHLKKPDFHHYLDILKQGFPASLNMMSMALGVFVINYFVLDVGGSSAVAGYGISMRIEQMALLPTIGLNIAILSITGQNFGAKNLDRIKKVYRLGLIYGLIIMTTAMFIIFPFSKYFLRLFTDDLEVIKYGVTYLNIETFAFNSYVFLNISVAVLQGIKKPNFVIFIGIYRQFLLPLLLFPVLIGLLPNPIYGIWVGILVVNWSAVIILVFYTRYMLKTYEKDTH
- a CDS encoding TIGR03960 family B12-binding radical SAM protein encodes the protein MTMIDIEKYLLSVEKPVQYMGNEVNSVHKSEYKANMCLFFPDIYEVGMSNLGIRILYDILNKVDGFSLERGFSPQEDMEAVMRENNIPMFSLESRTPLKEFDVVGFSLSYEMSYTNVLNALDLAGIPFRADDRTEDDPLIMAGGTCTVNPAPMSKFVDYFVIGDGEDVMPEIAKIFVANSHKTKAEKLELIKDIDGVYIPKLHKDKKIKKAVVHNLDNTEFYTDQIVPFVNIVHDRVSVEIQRGCTRGCRFCQAGYTYRPVRERTLEKNLALIEKTLKSTGYNEVSLSSLSSSDYSKINPLLSNLQKKHGDNNLSIGLPSLRMNPYSVEVAEQIQSGKKTGFTFAPEAGTQRMRDVINKGVTEEDILQTAVAAVKAGWATLKFYFMIGLPFETDEDLKGMHELVMKVVKACKPFTKKLNITVSVSNFVPKPHTPFQWAEQMNIAEMERKHQLLKDIFYRARHTTLKMHFREKSYLEGFLSRGDEKISDLLENVWKKGAKLEDHGRNFQFSRWKEAIDELNLDEKDYLGEKSTHAELPWHMVDIGVSDKFYIDELKKAEELALTPDCRDKCTGCGMKGRIKECGELISDNLKKK
- a CDS encoding thioredoxin family protein; the protein is MNLDKLTKIIKDEEIVILYIKSRSCSVCTELLPKVGGAAESEKIKFIDIYIEDNREIGSKYNVFTAPTIIMFVMGKEVYREGRFLRVSELKDKIYKYKELLL